In Triticum urartu cultivar G1812 chromosome 6, Tu2.1, whole genome shotgun sequence, the following proteins share a genomic window:
- the LOC125517157 gene encoding ervatamin-C-like has product MERALEMMLVVAIVLATTTSGALGMDIKDKDLASEDSLWALYEHWCEHYRVARDLNDKTRRFNVFKENAHMIHKFNQGDAPYKLSLNLFGDMTDEEVHRAYGHCSNIKSDSRKHRRQDRFTDDAINARKGLPSSVDWRRRPSAVTNVKLQGVHCGSCWAFAATAVVEGINSIRTRNLTSLSTQQLVDCDKGNGGCKGGFAKLAFKYIMQSGGIETDAKYPYVGHQDGHCSVPKPNRNTVVTIDGYKQVAPNEVAALEQAVAAQPVVVGVDSSSTAFQRYGRGVFVGPCGTNLDHEMTVVGYGTTDKHEYKTPIKYWIVKNSWGADWGENGYIRIARDVRGQPKEGICGILTDASYPVKFSRKGRNDIMKRN; this is encoded by the coding sequence ATGGAAAGAGCACTTGAGATGATGCTGGTCGTGGCCATTGTGCTGGCCACCACTACGTCCGGGGCGCTCGGCATGGACATCAAGGACAAGGACCTGGCGTCGGAGGATTCCTTGTGGGCGTTGTATGAGCATTGGTGCGAGCACTACAGGGTGGCACGGGACCTCAACGACAAGACCCGGCGCTTCAACGTGTTCAAGGAGAATGCACACATGATCCACAAGTTCAACCAAGGTGACGCGCCCTACAAGCTGAGCCTCAACCTTTTCGGCGACATGACCGATGAAGAGGTCCATCGCGCGTATGGTCACTGCTCCAACATCAAGTCTGATAGCCGTAAGCATCGGCGACAGGACCGATTCACAGATGACGCCATCAACGCCCGCAAGGGCCTCCCGTCATCCGTGGATTGGCGCAGACGCCCGTCCGCGGTGACGAACGTGAAGCTACAGGGAGTGCATTGCGGTTCCTGCTGGGCCTTCGCGGCAACGGCGGTGGTGGAGGGCATCAACTCCATCAGGACTCGGAACCTGACGTCGTTGTCCACGCAACAACTCGTGGACTGCGACAAGGGGAACGGGGGGTGTAAAGGAGGATTCGCGAAGTTAGCCTTCAAGTACATAATGCAATCGGGCGGCATCGAAACAGATGCTAAGTACCCGTATGTTGGCCATCAGGATGGCCATTGCTCGGTGCCCAAGCCAAACCGGAACACGGTCGTCACCATCGATGGCTACAAACAGGTGGCGCCGAATGAGGTGGCGGCGTTGGAGCAGGCGGTGGCGGCCCAACCCGTGGTGGTCGGAGTTGATTCAAGCTCGACGGCCTTCCAACGCTATGGGCGAGGCGTCTTCGTGGGGCCATGCGGGACAAACCTGGACCACGAAATGACGGTGGTGGGCTATGGCACCACGGATAAACACGAGTATAAGACTCCCATAAAATATTGGATCGTGAAAAACTCATGGGGGGCAGACTGGGGTGAAAACGGCTACATCCGCATAGCACGCGATGTGAGAGGTCAGCCCAAGGAAGGCATCTGTGGCATCCTCACGGACGCGTCATACCCAGTGAAATTTAGTAGGAAAGGTAGAAATGATATCATGAAGAGAAATTAG